One window of the Eucalyptus grandis isolate ANBG69807.140 chromosome 6, ASM1654582v1, whole genome shotgun sequence genome contains the following:
- the LOC104453752 gene encoding LOW QUALITY PROTEIN: uncharacterized protein LOC104453752 (The sequence of the model RefSeq protein was modified relative to this genomic sequence to represent the inferred CDS: inserted 1 base in 1 codon) gives PPRSRRSAPPTSSTTCPSATATGASPSGATFRLPQAPVRNHPLLLLSGVGTNAIGYDLSPGSSFARYMSGEGFDTWILEVRGAGLSAWESTPEGIEXSANKISKQMEAAAKGAINGALPEQQDSTNGTSFHLDSEVPAAKGDPAVLATAWDESKLVTKLTETFMRLSERLSGFLSEGQSRIMYAKFFDQISKLLEDSQLSERYNEIRATLSGLLESRQNSGIANQIRDLSERLVNIIEEGQRSVSPPLFDIQERFSSTIEDFQKQLDLIVKYDWDFDHYLEEDVPAAMEYIRAISKPEDGKLLAIGHSMGGILLYAMLSRCGFEGKDPKLAAIVTLASSLDYTPSKSTLKLLLPLADPAQALNVPVVPLGAMLSAAYPLSARPPYVLSWLNHLISAEDMMHPELLEKLILNNFCTIPAKLILQLTTAFKEGGLSDRSGRFFYKDHLHKSNVPILAIAGNKDLICPPEAVEETVKLIPDNLVTYKVFGGAEGPHYAHYDLVGGRMAVQQIYPCIIEFLSRHDSCESQHNNATSSDELRQQE, from the exons CCCCCGAGAAGCCGCCGATCTGCACCGCCGACGAGCTCCACTACGTGTCCGTCGGCAACAGCGACTGGCGCCTCGCCCTCTGGCGCTACCTTCCGCCTCCCTCAG GCTCCCGTCAGGAATCATCCTCTGCTGTTGCTGTCCGGAGTCGGAACCAACGCGATTGGCTACGACCTCTCCCCTGGT TCTTCATTTGCACGGTATATGTCGGGTGAAGGATTTGACACCTGGATTCTGGAAGTCAGAGGTGCTGGATTGAGTGCATGGGAATCAACTCCCGAAGGAATTG AATCTGCCAATAAAATATCGAAGCAAATGGAAGCTGCTGCAAAAGGTGCAATAAATGGAGCACTTCCCGAGCAACAGGATTCAACAAACGGTACCAGTTTCCATCTGGACTCTGAAGTTCCTGCTGCTAAAGGAGATCCTGCAGTTCTGGCGACAGCATGGGATGAATCTAAGCTGGTGACAAAGTTAACAGAGACTTTCATGCGTTTATCAGAAAGGCTCTCTGGTTTTCTTAGCGAAGGTCAATCCAGAATTATGTATGCTAAGTTCTTTGATCAGATATCCAAACTTTTGGAGGATTCACAGTTATCAGAGCGGTACAATGAGATAAGGGCCACTCTTTCAGGCTTGttggaatcaaggcaaaactCTGGGATTGCTAATCAAATTAGAGACTTAAGTGAACGACTTGTAAATATTATTGAAGAAGGTCAACGATCCGTTTCACCTCCACTTTTTGATATACAAGAACGTTTCTCTTCTACTATTGAAGATTTTCAGAAGCAGCTTGATTTGATCGTGAAGTATGACTGGGATTTTGATCATTACCTCGAAGAGGATGTGCCTGCTGCG ATGGAATATATAAGAGCAATAAGCAAACCAGAGGACGGTAAACTGCTGGCAATTGGACATTCCATGGGAGGAATCTTGCTTTATGCTATGCTATCTCGATGTG GTTTTGAAGGAAAGGACCCAAAATTGGCAGCTATTGTTACTTTGGCATCATCACTTGACTACACACCTTCAAAATCAACACTCAAGTTGCTTTTACCCCTC GCAGATCCTGCACAGGCTCTTAATGTTCCTGTTGTTCCCCTGGGGGCAATGTTATCGGCCGCTTATCCTCTTTCAGCGCGCCCTCCCTATGTGTTGTCTTGGTTAAATCATCTGATATCAGCAGAGGACATGATGCATCCAGAATTGTTGGAAAAGCTCATCTTGAACAACTTTT GCACTATACCTGCTAAACTCATACTGCAGCTAACAACGGCTTTCAAGGAAGGAGGGTTATCTGACCGTAGCGGCAGATTCTTTTACAAGGATCATTTGCACAAAAGCAATGTGCCTATCTTGGCTATTGCAGGGAATAAAGATCTAATCTGTCCACCTGAAGCTGTTGAGG AAACCGTGAAGCTTATTCCTGATAATCTGGTGACTTACAAAGTTTTTGGGGGAGCTGAAGGGCCTCATTATGCTCATTATGATTTGGTGGGGGGTCGAATG GCCGTGCAGCAGATCTACCCATGCATAATCGAGTTCCTTAGTCGCCATGATTCTTGTGAAAGCCAACACAACAATGCTACCTCATCTGATGAATTGAGGCAACAAGAATGA
- the LOC104453754 gene encoding receptor protein kinase-like protein ZAR1: MGSLVLLVLLVCSSCVVVCSLNPEGSALLLFKQSVYRDPEGSLGNWNASDESPCSWNGVTCKEGKVVSVSIPKKRLYGLLPSALGSLPDLRHVNLRNNKFFGSLPLELFRAGGLQSLVLYGNSLSGSLPNEIGKLGYLQTLDLSQNMLNGSIPTSIIQCKRLKTLHLSQNNFTGSLPDGFGVNLVALENLDLSFNKFNGSIPSDMGNLSNLQGTVDLSHNLFGGPIPASLGNLPEKVYIDLTYNNLSGPIPQNGALMNRGPTAFIGNPGLCGPPLKNPCSPDTTGATAPTFPYFPSNYPPQSDDSARGSGKARGLSKSAIIAIVVGDVVGICVLGLLFSYCYSKMCVRSRTKDDNVHGFEKGRKRRKECLCFRKDESETLSENVEQYDLVPLDSQVAFDLDELLKASAFVLGKSGIGIVYKVVLEEGLTLAVRRLGEGGSQRFKEFQTEVEAIGKLRHPNIVTLRAYYWSVDEKLLIYDYISNGSLANALHGKAGLVSFTPLPWSLRLRIMKGIAKGLVYLHEFSPKKYVHGDLKPNNILLDQTMEPHISDFGLGRLANIAGGSPTLQSNRMASEKPQERIQKSTSSEFSTIISSTNLGSYYQAPEALKVIKPSQKWDVYSFGVILLEMITGRYPIVQVGNAEMNVVHWIQLCIEEKKPLSDVLDPYLAEDADKEEEIIAVLKIAMACVHSSPERRPAMRHISDALERLAIPTD; encoded by the exons ATGGGTTCTTTGGTCTTGCTGGTCCTCCTGGTGTGTAGCTCCTGCGTGGTCGTGTGCTCTCTGAACCCCGAGGGCTCTGCTCTGCTTTTGTTCAAGCAGTCCGTTTACCGGGACCCGGAAGGGTCTCTCGGTAACTGGAACGCCTCCGACGAGAGCCCTTGTTCCTGGAATGGGGTCACTTGCAAAGAAGGGAAAGTCGTGTCCGTGAGCATTCCCAAGAAGAGGCTCTACGGGCTCCTTCCTTCCGCGCTCGGGTCGCTCCCTGACCTCCGCCACGTTAACTTGAGGAACAATAAGTTCTTTGGGAGCTTGCCCTTGGAGCTCTTTCGAGCTGGGGGCCTACAAAGTTTGGTGCTTTATGGGAATTCCTTATCTGGGTCTCTGCCGAATGAGATTGGCAAGCTCGGGTACCTACAGACTCTTGATTTGTCTCAGAATATGTTGAATGGCTCTATACCCACTTCCATTATTCAATGCAAGAGACTCAAGACCCTCCATCTCAGTCAAAACAATTTCACCGGCTCACTTCCGGACGGGTTTGGGGTCAATTTAGTTGCTCTTGAAAATCTTGATCTTTCGTTCAATAAGTTCAATGGATCAATTCCTAGTGATATGGGAAATTTGTCCAACTTGCAAGGAACTGTTGATTTGTCTCACAATCTGTTTGGTGGTCCTATCCCGGCTAGCCTCGGAAATCTTCCGGAGAAGGTTTATATTGATCTGACCTACAACAATTTAAGTGGTCCGATACCCCAGAATGGCGCTCTTATGAATCGAGGACCGACTGCATTTATTGGAAATCCTGGGCTTTGTGGCCCTCCATTGAAGAATCCCTGTTCTCCGGATACTACAGGTGCAACTGCTCCTACATTTCCCTATTTTCCGAGTAATTACCCACCTCAGTCAGATGACAGTGCAAGGGGCAGTGGAAAAGCTCGAGGGTTGAGCAAGAGCGCTATAATTGCAATAGTAGTTGGTGACGTGGTTGGAATTTGTGTTCTTGGGCTGCTATTTTCGTATTGTTATTCAAAGATGTGTGTACGCAGTCGCACCAAAGATGATAATGTCCATGGTTTTGAGAAGGGCCGGAAGCGAAGGAAAGAGTGCTTGTGCTTTAGGAAAGATGAATCCGAAACTTTGTCTGAAAATGTTGAGCAATATGATCTTGTGCCGTTGGATTCTCAGGTAGCTTTTGATCTGGATGAGCTGCTTAAAGCATCAGCTTTTGTTTTGGGGAAGAGTGGAATTGGGATTGTATACAAAGTTGTGCTCGAAGAAGGGCTGACCCTTGCTGTGAGAAGGTTGGGTGAGGGAGGGTCTCAAAGGTTCAAGGAATTTCAGACGGAGGTAGAAGCAATAGGGAAGTTAAGACATCCCAATATTGTAACTCTTAGGGCATACTATTGGTCTGTGGATGAAAAGCTGCTTATTTATGACTACATTTCTAATGGAAGTCTTGCCAATGCACTTCACG GAAAAGCTGGATTGGTGTCTTTCACGCCCCTGCCATGGTCTCTGCGGTTGAGAATCATGAAAGGAATAGCGAAAGGCTTGGTCTATCTTCATGAATTTAGCCCCAAAAAGTATGTTCATGGAGACTTGAAGCCAAACAATATACTTCTCGACCAAACTATGGAACCCCACATATCCGATTTTGGGCTTGGGCGTCTTGCCAATATCGCAGGGGGCTCTCCTACCCTACAATCTAACAGGATGGCAAGCGAGAAGCCACAAGAAAGAATCCAAAAGAGTACGTCCTCAGAGTTTTCTACCATTATCTCATCAACAAACTTGGGATCGTACTACCAGGCTCCTGAAGCATTGAAAGTCATAAAACCGTCACAGAAGTGGGACGTCTATTCTTTCGGGGTCATCTTACTGGAGATGATCACAGGGAGGTATCCTATCGTTCAGGTGGGAAACGCAGAAATGAATGTGGTCCATTGGATCCAGTTATGCATTGAAGAGAAGAAACCACTTTCGGATGTCCTAGACCCGTACTTAGCAGAAGACGCCGATAAGGAGGAGGAGATAATAGCGGTTTTGAAGATTGCGATGGCATGTGTCCATAGCAGCCCCGAAAGAAGACCTGCAATGAGGCACATCTCTGATGCTCTTGAAAGATTGGCCATACCAACCGATTGA